CACCGTCCTCAGGACTGAGCCCCCGCACCGGACACGTGGATTTGCGTTGGCGAGACTGATTCCCACGGCGGTCTGGCGCGCCCGCCTTGAAGTAATCGTGGCACTCGATGATCGTTTCGGCGAACCCGTCGACGCGTACGTTAACGGGTCGCAGGTCTGGCTCCGAGAGGACGGCCCAGGCGGCATGACGCTCGAGTGGCGGTTGCACCCGGTGGCCGGCTACCAGCGACCCAAGACCCTCGGCACCTACGAAGTCTTCTCCGCTGTGGCCCTCGCTCTAGGTACAGGCGCCGAACCGCCTGCTCCCCTGGAGGAGCTGTGGGACGGTCTCGAGGTCTTCCCGGCATACGGAGACGACATCGAGCCTCAGCCGCTGGCCGCCGCCGGGAGCGAGGCACTCGGTATCGATCCGGACGCTTTCGGTTTGGTCGACCACGAAACCATCGGCGACCAGTGGGAGCTCACCCGTGGCGGAGTCTCGATCGTCGACGATCTCCTCCGCCAGTTGGGTTCAAGCCCATCCTGAGGATTTCCGTCAGCCCCTCAACTCAGGCGACAGCTTGTAATGGATGTCGACCTGTCGGAGTACCCAACCGAAGCGGGCCAGGCCATCGACGACATCGATTGCCACGAGGTCTTCGTCGTCTTCGACCGGCGCGTGCAGCCTTCGAGTCAACAGGACGACGAACCCCTCCCACACCGGCGCCGTTACGGCACGGATCGCCGGAAAGTTCCGCCGGCTGGCTTTGACCGCCCGGGTGATGATGTCCTGCGGCGGGCGGCCGTGCCGCAGGGGAGGGAACGAACCGAGGACCGGGACGTCGGGGGCGCCGAACGCCTGCGGATCCTCCTCGACCGCGAGGTGGGCGGCATACGAGCGGGTCACAATCTCGACGCCAGCCTTCGCTGAAAGCGAAGGGATCGGTCTTGCAAGCCGGTCGATGTAGTCGATCGCCATACCAGCGGTCAACGGGCTCAACGACACGATCTTCGCGGTGACGGCCTCAGCTCTTTCATCGAGATGTCGTGCATTGTCGGCCGCAGCGCCGAGGCCCGAAAGCCGGTCTTCGGCGGATCCGAGGTCGATGCGCCTTCCGGCGGGCTTGACCGACAAAGACTGGCCTCGCCGCGCCTTCGCGCCCCAAGAAAGGAGGCGGCGAAGCGCGTCCAGCGGAGTTGGGGGTCCCTGTCCGGGCACGCCTTCAGCGGGACAAAGGGCCGTTTATCCGCGCCACGTCGCTCGGCGTGGCATGTCGAAGGCGACCTCAATCGGCTCGCCCCTGATAGCCCTAAAAGCGAGCTCGCGCCACAACCCGGCCCCCGCGAGCGGCGCCGGTAGCGAGTCCTCCGAGAACCAACCCACCTCTCGCGCTTCCAGCGGATGCGGGCGCAGCTCCCCGCCAACCAGTCGACACTGGAACACCAACGAGTAGAACGGGAGGGCCCTAGCCCCGAGACGCAGCCCGTCAAAGACGGCGACCAATCGGACCGGTTCCACTTCGATTCCCGTCTCCTCCGCAACCTCTTTCACGACCACCTCGGCCGGCGAGTAGCCGATGTCTGCCCAGCCGGTCGGATAGAGCCAGACGCCGGAGTCGCCTCTCTGGATCAGAAGCAACTCCTCCTTCTCGTTGCCGACGATCGCCCCGACGGCGACCTTTGGGGTGACGTACCCCGCGACTCCTTGGCCGACGCTGTCGAGCCAGCCGCTCACCAGGTCCTCGGTCTCGAAGCGGCCCTCGTCATGGCCTGCTGCGATCCGGATGTCGGCCGCGACCTTGAGGACCTCCTCGAACCGCTCCTGCTCGTAAAGGCTCTGAGTAAAGGCCAGTCCGGTGCGCGCGATACCTGCCAATGCCTCGCTCCAGCGAAGCAGATCAGCGTCGGTCACCCGGTGTCCCGGCATCGGGGCAGAGACTATCGGCTGTCCCTTCGTACCCGGGCCGGGTCAGCGGAGTGTCAGAGCTGCGGGAGTAGCTGGCGAGCAGCGACCTGAAGGGGATCCCACAGTGACGAAAAAGGCGGTGCGTAGCCCAGGTCGAGCCCGAGCAGGTCATCCACCGTCAGTCGCCCGACAAGGGCGGTCGCGATGACATCCACGCGTTTTGCGGTTCCCTGGCCACCCACGACCTGCGCGCCGAGGAGTCGGCCTGACCGGCGCTCGGCGATGAGCTTGACTGTGATGCTCTGCGCGTCGGGCATGTACCCGGCGGATGTAGTCCCCTCCACCTGGCAGGCAACTGCCGAGAAACCAGCGCGGTCGGCTTCCCGTTCGCCGAGCCCGGTACGCCCAACCTCCGTCCGGCAAACCTTGGTTACCGCGGTCCCCGCCACCCCGGGGAATGTGGCGTAGCCGCCGGCGATGTTGACACCTGCCACCCGGCCCTGCTTGTTGGCGACTGTCCCTAATGGCCAGTAAAGCGGACGTCCGGTGAGGAGGTGGAAGGACTGGCAGCAGTCGCCGGCGGCCCAAACACCTTCCGAGGAAGTGCGTTGCTGACGGTCCACCGCTAGCGCGCCGCGGATACCGGTGTCGAGCCCCGAGCGAGCGCCGAGATCACTGTTCGGCTCCACTCCGAGTCCGAGGACAACCAAATCCCCCGGGATCTCCCCGGCCGAGGTCACGACCGAGGTCTCGGTCACCTGCTGGATCTCCTCACCGGTTCGTACGGTGATGCCTGCTTGGCGCATGGCTCGCGACAGAAGCGGAGCCATGTCGCGGTCCAAGCCGGCCATGATCTCCGGCCCTGGCTCCACGACCGTCACCGACGCGCCTCTGGTCACGAAAGCCTCGGCGAGCTCGAGTCCGACGTACCCGCTGCCGAGCACGACGACCTGACGGGGACGGAGCGCGCGGGCATCGTCGAGCAACCGGTTGGCATCAGTGAGGTTCTGGACGCCATGAACGTGCGGCAGGTCGAGCCCGGGCAGGTCGGGGCGCTTCGGCCGGCCACCGGTCGCGATGTGAAGAAAATCGAAGCCGAGTTGGAAGGTTCGCCCGTGCGCCCGGTTGTGTACCTCCGCCTTCCGTGAGGCAAGGTCCAGACCGATCACCTCATGTTCGGTTCGCACGTCGATTCGCATTGCGCGGAACTCTTCAGGACTGCGGGCGATGAGATCGTTGGAACTGTCAAGAGTTCCGCCGATAAGGAACGGGATGCCGCAGGCCGAATAGCTCGTCCAGCGGCCCATTTCCAACGCGACTATCTCCAGTTCAGGGTTTCGCCGGCGGGCTTGCGCGGCAGCCGACATCCCGGCGCCGTCACCGCCTACCACGAGGAGGCGCTCACCCATATTCGATCAGGCGCGCCGCGCCCCTACCCGAGAACAAGCCCCTCAGACCCGACATCGCTTGCAACCTTAGGCGCCGCCGCCGCTAATCGGGCGCAGCATGGAATGATAGTTAGCCATGGCCGTGAAAGAGGACTGCCGCCACTACCTGTTCCGCAGCACGGCGCGAGGCGACGGACTTCAGCGCTGCCGGCTCTCCGTCAACGACGAGCACCCGTTTGCGTGCCCGGAG
The Acidimicrobiales bacterium genome window above contains:
- a CDS encoding NUDIX hydrolase N-terminal domain-containing protein — translated: MPGHRVTDADLLRWSEALAGIARTGLAFTQSLYEQERFEEVLKVAADIRIAAGHDEGRFETEDLVSGWLDSVGQGVAGYVTPKVAVGAIVGNEKEELLLIQRGDSGVWLYPTGWADIGYSPAEVVVKEVAEETGIEVEPVRLVAVFDGLRLGARALPFYSLVFQCRLVGGELRPHPLEAREVGWFSEDSLPAPLAGAGLWRELAFRAIRGEPIEVAFDMPRRATWRG
- a CDS encoding FAD-dependent oxidoreductase — encoded protein: MGERLLVVGGDGAGMSAAAQARRRNPELEIVALEMGRWTSYSACGIPFLIGGTLDSSNDLIARSPEEFRAMRIDVRTEHEVIGLDLASRKAEVHNRAHGRTFQLGFDFLHIATGGRPKRPDLPGLDLPHVHGVQNLTDANRLLDDARALRPRQVVVLGSGYVGLELAEAFVTRGASVTVVEPGPEIMAGLDRDMAPLLSRAMRQAGITVRTGEEIQQVTETSVVTSAGEIPGDLVVLGLGVEPNSDLGARSGLDTGIRGALAVDRQQRTSSEGVWAAGDCCQSFHLLTGRPLYWPLGTVANKQGRVAGVNIAGGYATFPGVAGTAVTKVCRTEVGRTGLGEREADRAGFSAVACQVEGTTSAGYMPDAQSITVKLIAERRSGRLLGAQVVGGQGTAKRVDVIATALVGRLTVDDLLGLDLGYAPPFSSLWDPLQVAARQLLPQL